Genomic DNA from Gimesia aquarii:
TTCTCTGGCTCACAAAGCCACGCGATAACATTCGCCGGGTATTTTTTAAGGGCTATCATAACGATGATCCAAAACAGATTTTCAAAAGCTCGTTACCGATCGACCGTGTTTTGGAAGATCCGGATGGCCTACCTCCCGTCATTCTGTGTTACAAACTGAATGGCCAGTGGTTGAATCCGGAACGTGGTGCCCCTGTGCGCATCGTTGTGCCTGAAGCGTATGGATTTAAGTGCATCAAATGGCTGACTCATATCTATTTTTCCAACTTGTTTCACGCTAATGATACCTATGCGAATGGGAACAATGACATCGACAGCACGCTGAAAACGTATGCGTCCACGCTTTCATTCCCTAAAAAAGTAAAGCCCAACCAGCCAATCCCGATTACGGGCTACGCCCAATCGGGAACGGCGGGGCTTGCGAAAGTTCAAGTCTGGATGCAGAAGAATGGTGAGAGTCTTCCCAAAGAGGATCGCTATTTCACAACAGCGCCCTGGGTTGATGCCGAAATTCTCTTGGCCCCCGACGTCCATCAATGGGGTGGTGATTTACCCGATAATAAATTTCCGCCGCACACCATGGGTTTCGACAATCAAACCGGAAAGCCTCATGCGTGGCCGATGCGATTAATGAAAGCCCACTGGGCGATACTGATGCCCGGCTTACCCGCAGGAAAATATACGCTTCGTTGCCGTACCATCGACGCCAACGGCAAAGCTCAACCGATGCCACGTCCTTTTCGAAAATCAGGACACGTTTCTATCGAGCGGAAAGACATTGTAGTGACCACGTGAATTAACGATGGTTAGTAAATTGATATTCTATTCAATCAGCAAATAATTATGGCTAATCCGATATACAAACCACTTAATTATCCAAAAGTATGGCCACCATCAGATCTGCCTCCTGCATCACCAGAAAGTTTTGAATATAAAATGAAACATATTCCGATACTGGGTTGGGTTGTAGCATATATTATCTGGCTATTTAGATGGAGGCGCTTTAGACAGGAAGTACTAAACCCCATCGAAGACGAGATTGTTGTACAACTGGATGCACGAGGAACTATTGAAAATTGGTATAAAACACAGAAATGGCTCAACAATCCAACAAAACAAAAAATCGGATTGATCATCTCTGAAGCGATTGGCCTTGAAAAACCTGTTGAATCACCACCGCCGTTGTATCCAGAAGATCCCTTTGGACCTCTTTTCTGGGGACCGTTTGACGATCTGACACCATTGATTGTTGACTTAGAAATCCAAAAGGAGTTTGGCTGCCGCATTCCGAATGATGGCCTGATAGCTCAAGCTTGGAACGAGCAATGGACCATTGAAAAACTCATTGAGTATTATGATCAGCAGATCTCACAGCATGCTGAAAGAAAATAAGTTTCTCATAAAACTCTACTACTTCTTTTTCTTCGCCTCTTTCGCTTGTTTTTCCTGCATTTCACGATGGGCGGATTCGGATTCGAAGACTTCTTGCTTTTCCTTTTCCATTTCACTCTTCACTTCGGGAGTAATTTCGCCTGAAGATAAAGTTTCATCGCTGGAGCCACAGCCAGGAAACAGACATAAAGACATTAATAATAGGGCATAAGAGAGTAATTTCACAGTTTTTCCTTTGAAGTGATTCTTCTTGTAGTAAAGCAAAATTATTTCGATGCGCTGGTTGCCAACAGCAGGGCATCTTTCGTTTCCGGGGGGAAAACGTCGGAAGCCCTGCGTTCGCAATGGCGTTTTTTTGAGGGCATACTCAGTCAATCGATTTTAGAACTCGCCGACCGTTTCCCGGTCGTTTCGCATACTGATCCGACGCATGACTTCGCCATCGATGTTATAGCTAATTAAACGTACCGAACCATCGGCCAGACAGGCATTCATACCACCGTGATGTGCTGAGCCGAAGTAGGGATGCCAGTTAGTCCAGTTAACACCACCTTTATCAGCGACACCTACGGTGTTGGTAGGTGCATCGGAATCGGGTAGGGGAGGGATGCCATATTCCAGACCGGCACTGTTAATACCAGCGCCCCAACGAATGACACATTCATCCCAGCCCGCGTTATTCCAAGGCTCATTATCACCACCATCAGAGCCATGACGATCAGGGTGTAATGCTTTTTCGGCAACCATGATGGTGTTAGACGCACCATCTTTAATATCATTAATACGCAGTTCAGTAACCGCGGTGGTTTGAACAAGAACGCCCTTTTGGCCATTACTGGGAGCACTGGCGACTCCACCTGGTCCACGTTGTCCCCCATTTCCAGCATAGTCGCTACGATAAAATCCGCTACCATAAGAAGTCGGCTTACGTCGACTGGGGCAGTAGTAACTTTTAATACCTTCGCGCGCGACAATGGGATAAGTTCCCACAGGGTCATCATCCGTGCCCAGTTCATAAATATTTGCCTGTTCCATATAGGGGAGAATCTGATAACTCCAACTCCAGCCTTCACGTTCTCTTGCGTTACAGCAAGCAAATGAAGTCCCTGCACCATCACGAGCTCCTGTTGGAAGATGATCGTGCACGTCGTGGAAGTTATGAAAGGCCAGACCAATTTGCTTCAGGTTATTTTTACACTGTGTGCGGCGTGCTGCTTCACGTGCCTGTTGAACGGCGGGTAACAACAAGGCAATCAAAATCGCAATGATGGCAATAA
This window encodes:
- a CDS encoding DUF1559 domain-containing protein, with protein sequence MMTLRPFSSRATGTLKQSSKNRHGFTLIELLVVIAIIAILIALLLPAVQQAREAARRTQCKNNLKQIGLAFHNFHDVHDHLPTGARDGAGTSFACCNAREREGWSWSYQILPYMEQANIYELGTDDDPVGTYPIVAREGIKSYYCPSRRKPTSYGSGFYRSDYAGNGGQRGPGGVASAPSNGQKGVLVQTTAVTELRINDIKDGASNTIMVAEKALHPDRHGSDGGDNEPWNNAGWDECVIRWGAGINSAGLEYGIPPLPDSDAPTNTVGVADKGGVNWTNWHPYFGSAHHGGMNACLADGSVRLISYNIDGEVMRRISMRNDRETVGEF
- a CDS encoding molybdopterin-dependent oxidoreductase is translated as MSDSLETFLVEHSQLSRRYFLQYGIAGAAALTALNQLQADVQKRDPALQKAIDQLETNLTVPKAFRDVSRGNPKPHSLSEAKRKEVGLTRDTWSLEVISDPEHKARLGNPLTKEKGNALDFEALLKLGEKHAVRFSKVMTCLNIRTPLGTGVWEGVPLREILWLTKPRDNIRRVFFKGYHNDDPKQIFKSSLPIDRVLEDPDGLPPVILCYKLNGQWLNPERGAPVRIVVPEAYGFKCIKWLTHIYFSNLFHANDTYANGNNDIDSTLKTYASTLSFPKKVKPNQPIPITGYAQSGTAGLAKVQVWMQKNGESLPKEDRYFTTAPWVDAEILLAPDVHQWGGDLPDNKFPPHTMGFDNQTGKPHAWPMRLMKAHWAILMPGLPAGKYTLRCRTIDANGKAQPMPRPFRKSGHVSIERKDIVVTT